In the genome of Coraliomargarita algicola, one region contains:
- the rnc gene encoding ribonuclease III, with protein MHSSNQIFEPITQHSFQDEALLRLALTHSSCDRATGDNQRLEFLGDAVLDLVIAETLYQKFPQADEGTLDRSRASIVNGKSLARVARSNDLGKYLEVSEAHRQHQAEPSKAMLEDALEALIGAVYLDAGLDAARQAIRQLFGDQIEAIELTASSQNPKGKLQEWSQKHHAGEVPRYQELPAEGPDHDRHYNAAVFLGDKELGRGTGSSKKTAEANAAQAALKHLESFNS; from the coding sequence ATGCACAGCTCCAACCAAATCTTCGAACCGATCACTCAACACAGTTTTCAGGATGAAGCCTTGCTCAGACTCGCACTCACCCACTCCAGTTGCGATCGAGCAACGGGCGATAATCAGCGTCTGGAATTTCTCGGGGACGCCGTGCTCGACCTGGTGATCGCCGAAACACTCTACCAAAAGTTCCCACAGGCCGACGAGGGCACACTCGACCGCTCACGCGCCAGTATTGTCAATGGTAAATCTCTCGCGCGTGTCGCACGCAGCAATGATCTCGGCAAATATCTGGAAGTCAGCGAAGCGCATCGCCAACATCAGGCCGAACCGAGTAAGGCGATGCTCGAAGACGCACTCGAAGCACTCATCGGCGCCGTGTACCTCGACGCCGGCCTCGACGCGGCACGCCAAGCAATCCGCCAGCTCTTCGGCGATCAGATCGAAGCCATCGAGCTCACCGCCAGCAGCCAAAACCCAAAAGGCAAATTACAAGAGTGGTCGCAAAAACACCACGCCGGCGAAGTTCCCCGCTATCAAGAATTGCCCGCCGAAGGTCCGGACCACGACCGTCACTACAACGCCGCCGTTTTTCTGGGAGACAAAGAGCTCGGGCGTGGCACCGGTAGCTCTAAAAAGACCGCCGAAGCCAATGCCGCCCAAGCCGCGCTCAAGCATTTAGAGTCATTCAACAGCTAA